From the genome of Lycorma delicatula isolate Av1 chromosome 11, ASM4794821v1, whole genome shotgun sequence, one region includes:
- the LOC142332578 gene encoding RNA-binding protein squid-like produces MKVLIMAGQTNGSGPGHDDDRKLFVGGLGRNLTEKDVKDYFSKYGEVESVNIKVDQYTGQSRGFAFVTFKNSKVIDELLSAGTHYIGSKKIDPKKVTKKQLPLNCKIFVGGLTPEMTDSIVQDYFSQFGSIVEYQAPMDKKKKQRKGFCFITFESKDIVYKVLKSPKQTINGKNVDVKKVIFNPETMGTGFRSGKVMYPVYGFGQQGYPQAAYTGGYGYDGYENYYGGYADYGYGPYGGNGYGFQGGYGVVSGSAPTGAGGGKFRENQYQRHQPY; encoded by the coding sequence gtaTTGATAATGGCTGGACAAACTAATGGTTCTGGACCCGGACATGATGATGACAGAAAATTGTTTGTTGGCGGTCTTGGACGCAACCTGACTGAAAAAGATGTGAAAGATTACTTCAGCAAATACGGTGAGGTTGAAAGTGTTAACATTAAGGTAGATCAGTATACTGGACAATCGAGAGGTTTTgcttttgtaacttttaaaaattcaaaggttATCGATGAATTGTTATCTGCTGGTACACACTACATCGGTAGCAAAAAGATTGATCCAAAAAAGGTGACAAAAAAACAGTTaccattaaattgtaaaatttttgttggtGGACTTACACCAGAAATGACAGATTCAATAGTACAAGATTATTTTTCACAGTTTGGTAGTATTGTTGAATACCAAGCTCCTatggacaaaaagaaaaaacaaaggaaaGGCTTTTGTTTTATCACCTTTGAAAGTAAAGATATTGTTTATAAAGTATTGAAATCTCCTAAACAAACAATTAATGGTAAAAACGTAGATGTAAAGAAAGTTATATTTAACCCAGAGACAATGGGAACTGGTTTCCGAAGTGGGAAAGTTATGTACCCAGTTTATGGTTTTGGTCAGCAAGGCTATCCACAAGCAGCCTACACTGGTGGTTATGGCTATGAcggttatgaaaattattatggtGGATATGCGGATTATGGTTATGGACCTTATGGTGGAAATGGCTATGGGTTTCAAGGGGGATATGGTGTAGTTAGTGGTAGTGCTCCTACTGGTGCTGGAGGTGGAAAATTCCGTGAAAACCAATATCAACGGCATCAGCCATATTAA